One Halomonas sp. M4R1S46 genomic window carries:
- a CDS encoding NUDIX hydrolase produces the protein MNFCSHCGQPVRFAIPDGDDRPRYLCEACGTIHYQNPRIVAGTLPVLGSRVLLCRRAIAPRKGYWTLPAGFMENAETTVEAAARETREEALADVAIHDLYTLINLPHINQVFMIFRADLAGDFGAGPESLEVALFEEHEVPWDALAFPTIERTLRHFFADRAGGDYPLHISDITPEDRERYFGSA, from the coding sequence ATGAACTTCTGCAGCCATTGCGGCCAGCCGGTCCGCTTCGCGATTCCGGACGGCGACGATCGACCGCGGTATCTCTGCGAGGCCTGCGGCACCATCCATTACCAGAACCCGCGCATCGTCGCCGGTACCCTGCCGGTCCTCGGCTCCCGGGTGCTGCTGTGTCGTCGGGCGATCGCGCCGCGCAAGGGCTACTGGACCCTGCCGGCGGGATTCATGGAGAACGCCGAGACCACCGTGGAGGCGGCGGCGCGGGAGACCCGCGAGGAGGCCCTGGCCGACGTGGCGATCCATGACCTCTACACCCTGATCAACCTGCCGCACATCAACCAGGTGTTCATGATCTTTCGCGCCGACCTCGCCGGCGACTTCGGGGCCGGCCCGGAAAGTCTCGAGGTCGCGCTGTTCGAGGAACACGAGGTGCCCTGGGATGCGCTCGCCTTCCCCACCATCGAGCGCACCCTGCGCCACTTCTTCGCCGATCGCGCCGGCGGCGACTACCCGCTGCACATCAGCGACATCACCCCGGAAGACCGCGAACGCTACTTCGGGTCGGCCTGA
- a CDS encoding CoA pyrophosphatase produces MLEKFRDRLQAHAPRRLRLDLPQAAVLIPLVARPEPTLLFTRRAAHLSTHSGQVAFPGGKREEQDDDLLATALRESEEEIALPPSRVEILGRLSDVLSLHGLKVTPYVGVIPPDLPLVPDRRELDTIFEVPVAHFLEDRRTHTDVIRVEGRDYYVPSYRRDGHVIWGLSSMMLVELLAEGWGMPISLFARPSGELHYHPERRLLDR; encoded by the coding sequence ATGTTAGAGAAATTTCGCGATCGCCTGCAAGCGCATGCGCCCCGGCGATTGCGGCTCGACCTGCCCCAGGCGGCCGTGCTGATACCGCTGGTGGCGCGCCCCGAGCCGACGCTGCTCTTCACCCGCCGCGCCGCCCATCTCTCCACCCACAGCGGCCAGGTGGCCTTTCCCGGCGGCAAGCGCGAGGAGCAGGATGACGACCTGCTGGCCACCGCCCTGCGCGAATCCGAGGAGGAGATCGCCCTGCCACCGTCCCGGGTCGAGATACTTGGCCGGCTCTCCGACGTGCTCTCCCTGCATGGATTGAAGGTCACGCCCTACGTGGGCGTGATCCCGCCCGACCTGCCCCTGGTCCCGGACCGCCGCGAGCTGGATACCATCTTCGAGGTCCCGGTGGCACACTTCCTCGAGGATCGTCGCACCCATACCGACGTGATCCGGGTCGAGGGTCGGGACTACTATGTGCCCAGCTATCGACGCGACGGCCATGTCATCTGGGGCCTGTCGTCGATGATGCTCGTGGAGCTGCTGGCCGAGGGCTGGGGCATGCCGATCAGTCTCTTCGCCCGCCCGTCCGGCGAGCTCCACTACCACCCCGAACGCCGGCTGCTCGATCGATGA